The Nitrospira tepida genome includes a window with the following:
- a CDS encoding glycosyltransferase family 39 protein, with the protein MGRPGKAPDAISSTTARLYTLIFLTLACLALFLLGLDKIDEASDPAYEDTISYLKVATFLQDHGGLANFWTLFIKGEHKAVLQHPLYPLLLASFGVEPHELFAAGKMLSLIVGVAVVATCFLIARNLYGNLVAYLATLLLAFNVTFLRTVSHVMCESLLTLFVLLSVYWMITGVEKERHWPWAGAAAGFAYLTKGTGFLLLPVFTVTAILV; encoded by the coding sequence ATGGGAAGGCCCGGAAAAGCTCCCGATGCGATTTCCAGCACCACAGCCCGCCTCTACACGCTGATCTTCCTGACTCTTGCCTGTCTCGCGTTGTTCCTCCTCGGCTTGGACAAAATCGACGAAGCGTCCGATCCGGCCTATGAAGACACCATTTCCTATTTAAAGGTAGCGACCTTCCTCCAGGATCACGGGGGCTTGGCCAACTTCTGGACCTTGTTTATCAAGGGCGAGCACAAGGCCGTCCTTCAACACCCACTCTATCCGTTGTTGCTGGCGAGCTTCGGTGTGGAGCCGCATGAGCTCTTCGCTGCCGGGAAAATGCTCTCGCTGATCGTGGGGGTGGCTGTTGTCGCAACGTGCTTCCTGATCGCCCGAAACCTTTACGGGAATCTGGTCGCGTATCTGGCCACGCTGCTCTTGGCGTTCAACGTGACCTTCTTGAGAACGGTCTCGCATGTCATGTGCGAGTCTCTCCTCACCCTCTTTGTACTGCTCAGCGTGTACTGGATGATCACCGGAGTGGAAAAAGAGCGCCACTGGCCATGGGCGGGGGCGGCGGCGGGCTTCGCTTATCTGACAAAGGGAACAGGATTCCTCTTGCTGCCCGTCTTTACCGTGACGGCCATCCTAGTGTAG
- a CDS encoding IS5 family transposase: MRGEVDPQQALFSYVSPEARVPATHPLRAIKAKADDVLATLERTFDEMYSSTGRPSIPPERLLKSELLLALFSIRGHRLFCEELNYNMLYRWFLDMSLDDPGFDHSTFSQNSERLLRHEVAQRFFDAVVTTARREGLLSDEHFTVDGTLIEAWASLKSVNPKAAPAATLPPDDPGNPTVDFHGERRTNATHQSTTDPEARLARKGQGKEAKLCFSGHVLMENRHGLCVEVQIAPATGTVEREMALAMLRRQARRGLRPRTRGADKGYHCTDFVRQLRRRHIRPHLAQVAGRRTPGLDGRTTRTVGYGLSQRIRKRVEEIFGWCKTIGGLRKTRFRGLAWTQHAAYLVGAAYNLLRMSKWRRPAPAT, encoded by the coding sequence ATGCGCGGTGAGGTGGATCCCCAGCAGGCCCTATTCAGCTATGTGTCCCCAGAAGCCCGCGTGCCAGCCACCCATCCGTTGCGAGCGATCAAGGCCAAAGCCGACGACGTCTTGGCAACCCTGGAGCGGACCTTTGACGAGATGTATAGCTCGACCGGGCGGCCATCGATTCCGCCGGAACGGTTGCTGAAGAGCGAGTTGTTGCTCGCGCTGTTCTCCATCCGCGGGCACCGGCTCTTCTGCGAGGAGCTCAACTACAACATGCTGTACCGCTGGTTTCTGGATATGAGTCTCGATGACCCGGGGTTCGATCACAGCACGTTCAGCCAGAACAGTGAGCGACTGCTCCGGCACGAGGTGGCCCAGCGGTTCTTTGATGCGGTGGTCACCACCGCACGCCGCGAGGGGCTGCTCTCGGATGAGCATTTCACGGTGGATGGCACGCTGATTGAGGCCTGGGCCTCGCTCAAGAGCGTGAACCCCAAAGCGGCCCCCGCCGCGACGCTGCCCCCAGACGATCCGGGCAATCCCACGGTAGACTTCCATGGGGAACGGCGCACGAATGCGACGCATCAGAGTACGACCGACCCGGAAGCCCGCCTGGCGCGCAAGGGCCAAGGCAAGGAAGCCAAGCTCTGTTTCTCCGGCCATGTCTTGATGGAGAATCGGCACGGCCTGTGCGTGGAGGTGCAGATCGCGCCGGCCACGGGGACGGTCGAACGGGAGATGGCGCTGGCCATGCTGCGCCGCCAAGCCCGCCGGGGGCTTCGCCCCCGCACGCGTGGGGCGGACAAGGGCTATCATTGCACGGACTTCGTGCGCCAGTTGCGCCGGCGCCACATTCGTCCGCATCTGGCGCAGGTGGCGGGACGGCGCACGCCGGGCCTTGATGGCCGGACCACCCGCACGGTGGGCTACGGGCTGAGCCAACGGATCCGCAAGCGCGTGGAAGAAATCTTCGGCTGGTGCAAAACGATCGGTGGCTTGCGCAAAACCCGCTTTCGGGGCCTCGCCTGGACGCAGCATGCGGCCTATCTCGTCGGCGCCGCGTACAACCTGCTCCGCATGAGCAAGTGGCGGAGGCCGGCGCCAGCCACGTGA
- a CDS encoding transporter: MKRCTGTHLRVLLAGVTLAMGPAPLVQASCGAVSCFVVIGSQQQVPQKGLLTVNGIFNYTPSEAPPGEGGSIPFANQGNKQLILANLNVNQIRTLVRTYTLDMNYGLTDRLGLQVTIPYKFVHADAQLGLGTSAPYADRGIGDIRVTMKYNVLPTLRSMVVFGLGVDIPTGDYRQTGSTGQLAESTLQIGRGNVGVVPSLYQSYEIIPHRLNQFALANYRHTYRNPDGYQFGDELNLSLGFNIVPFESTPWLVLTQQVNYRWVQQDSMEAALYAFDPVLSRTILLDGNIIDRKVPTTGSTYLAYSPGILLNLWGYASAYFIAQIPVARDFNGNLEQQLSFVGGITKTFNVPTPF, encoded by the coding sequence ATGAAGCGGTGCACCGGAACACATCTGAGAGTGCTGCTGGCCGGCGTGACCCTTGCCATGGGACCGGCCCCTCTCGTCCAGGCCTCCTGCGGCGCCGTGAGCTGTTTTGTGGTAATCGGCTCGCAGCAACAGGTCCCGCAAAAGGGCTTGCTCACGGTCAACGGCATCTTCAACTACACGCCCTCCGAAGCGCCGCCCGGCGAGGGAGGCAGCATCCCCTTTGCGAACCAAGGCAACAAGCAGTTGATCCTGGCCAACCTGAACGTCAACCAGATCCGGACGCTTGTTCGGACCTATACGCTGGACATGAACTACGGTCTAACGGATCGATTGGGATTGCAGGTCACGATCCCCTACAAGTTCGTCCATGCCGATGCGCAACTCGGCCTCGGCACCTCCGCTCCTTACGCGGACCGCGGCATCGGCGATATCCGCGTCACGATGAAGTACAACGTCCTGCCGACCTTGCGCAGCATGGTCGTGTTCGGGCTGGGCGTCGATATCCCGACCGGAGACTATCGTCAGACCGGAAGCACGGGGCAGCTTGCGGAATCGACCTTGCAGATCGGACGAGGGAACGTGGGGGTTGTGCCGAGTCTCTATCAGAGCTACGAGATCATCCCCCATCGCCTGAATCAGTTTGCATTGGCCAACTATCGCCATACCTACAGAAACCCCGACGGGTATCAATTCGGAGACGAGCTCAACCTGAGCCTGGGATTCAACATCGTCCCCTTTGAATCGACGCCCTGGTTGGTCCTGACCCAACAGGTCAATTATCGCTGGGTGCAGCAGGACAGCATGGAAGCCGCGCTCTATGCCTTCGATCCGGTGCTCAGCCGGACGATTCTGCTGGATGGGAATATCATCGATCGAAAGGTCCCGACGACCGGCTCGACCTATCTGGCCTATTCGCCCGGCATTCTCCTGAATCTCTGGGGTTATGCCTCGGCCTACTTCATCGCGCAGATTCCCGTGGCTCGCGATTTCAACGGCAATCTGGAACAGCAACTGAGTTTTGTCGGTGGAATCACCAAGACCTTCAACGTGCCGACGCCGTTTTGA
- a CDS encoding IS630 family transposase has protein sequence MNLAPPIVLSPQERSTLTAWAHARSLPLRVVQRARIVTMAADGMLSQDIARQLGISRPTVQLWRERFLALRVAGLAQDAPRPGRIPCIPAKTVRAIVEATLHTKPPVATHWSTRTMADAHGVSEATVRRIWKQHGLKPHLVRTFKVSRDKQFIEKLYDMVGLYLNPPDRSLVLSVDEKSQVQALDRTQPGLPLKRGRCGTMTHDYKRHGTTTLFAALSMLDGTVIGDCMPRHRHQEFIRFLKKIDAETLPHLDLHLIVDNYGTHKHPRVKSWLRRHPRFHLHFIPTSSSWLNMVERWFRELTDKRIRRGSFRNVRDLIAAIQEYINNHNQNPRVFTWTASAESIVAKVAK, from the coding sequence GTGAACCTTGCTCCCCCCATTGTCTTGTCCCCGCAAGAGCGCTCGACGTTGACCGCATGGGCTCACGCGAGAAGCCTGCCCCTGCGTGTGGTGCAACGCGCCCGGATCGTCACCATGGCGGCTGACGGCATGCTGAGTCAGGACATTGCGCGGCAGTTGGGTATCTCGCGGCCGACCGTGCAGCTATGGCGCGAGCGGTTTCTGGCCCTGCGGGTCGCGGGACTCGCGCAAGATGCCCCACGCCCTGGCCGCATCCCATGCATTCCGGCAAAGACGGTCCGCGCCATTGTTGAGGCGACCCTGCACACGAAGCCGCCTGTTGCGACTCATTGGAGTACTCGGACCATGGCAGACGCACACGGGGTCAGCGAAGCCACGGTGCGCCGCATCTGGAAGCAGCATGGCCTCAAGCCCCATCTTGTTCGGACGTTCAAGGTCAGTCGCGACAAACAGTTCATCGAGAAGCTCTACGACATGGTCGGACTCTATCTCAATCCCCCGGATAGGTCCTTGGTGCTCTCCGTCGACGAGAAAAGCCAGGTTCAGGCTCTCGATCGCACGCAACCGGGCCTGCCTCTGAAGAGAGGCCGCTGCGGCACGATGACGCATGACTACAAACGCCATGGCACCACCACTTTGTTCGCGGCGCTGAGCATGCTCGATGGGACCGTCATCGGCGATTGCATGCCGCGGCATCGGCACCAGGAGTTCATCCGATTCCTCAAGAAGATCGACGCTGAGACGTTGCCCCATCTCGACCTGCACCTGATCGTGGACAACTACGGGACCCATAAGCACCCACGTGTCAAGTCCTGGCTCCGGCGGCATCCACGCTTCCATCTCCACTTCATTCCGACATCGAGTTCTTGGCTGAACATGGTGGAGCGGTGGTTCCGCGAGTTGACGGACAAGCGCATTCGCCGTGGCAGTTTCCGCAACGTGCGCGACCTCATCGCTGCGATCCAGGAGTACATCAACAATCACAACCAAAATCCTCGCGTGTTCACCTGGACGGCGTCCGCGGAGAGCATTGTGGCCAAGGTCGCCAAATAA
- the secA gene encoding preprotein translocase subunit SecA: protein MLTRILNLIFGSKNDREIKALRPVVEQINSLEPSLTPLSDHALTDKTQEFRKRLEKGEPLDDLLPEAFAVCREASRRKLNMRHFDVQLLGGMILHRGRIAEMKTGEGKTLVATLPLYLNALTGHGAHLVTVNDYLAKRDAQWMGALYHFLGLSVGVIQHDASFLYDPTYDAADKRLQYLRPCTRSEAYRADITYGTNNEFGFDYLRDNLIVNDIRQCVQRELNFAIVDEVDSILIDEARTPLIISGPTEDSTDLYYRINAIIPQLKPEQDYTIEEKTKTASLTEEGNARVEKLLGVENLYDLSNMTLVHHVIKALQAHSLYKRDVDYVVKDGEVIIVDEFTGRLMPGRRWSDGLHQAVEAKEGVKIANENQTLASVTFQNYFRMYKKLAGMTGTADTEASEFAKIYNLDVNVIPTNRPNIRKDYADVVYRTEREKFNAIVEEIKDCHQHGQPVLVGTISIEKSERLSGMLSRQGVKHHVLNAKYHEKEAEIIAQAGRKSAVTIATNMAGRGTDILLGGNPDFLFKRLLYQEEGIPEERRLAVFEEIKADCEKNKQEVVAAGGLHILGTERHESRRIDNQLRGRAGRQGDPGSSRFYLSLEDDLMRIFASERVSNLMLKLGMEEGVPIEHGMVTRAIENAQKKVEAHNFEIRKQLLEYDDVMNKQREVVYQHRRAILTGENLTDEIMGMMDSVVTSFVQACCPEEQYQEEWDYAALAESMHGQFGVDLAHGHPGGIEGLKDLGRDALVEELQQAVRQAYRRKEEEIGPDIMRQLEKIVLLQVIDHHWKDHLLGMDQLRDGIGLRGYGQKDPLIEYKREGFDMFSGMMERIKSDTLERLFKIQAVRQEAAPSPPPQMPPRLSLNRGEEPAASKTVKHQYDKVGRNDPCPCGSGKKFKKCHGA from the coding sequence ATGTTGACGCGCATCCTCAACCTCATCTTCGGAAGCAAGAATGATCGCGAGATCAAGGCCTTGCGTCCGGTGGTCGAGCAGATCAATTCGCTGGAGCCGAGCCTGACGCCCCTCTCCGACCACGCCCTGACGGACAAGACTCAGGAATTCCGGAAGCGCCTGGAGAAGGGCGAGCCACTCGACGATCTGCTCCCGGAGGCCTTCGCGGTCTGCCGGGAGGCTTCACGGCGCAAGCTGAACATGCGCCACTTCGACGTGCAGCTCCTGGGCGGCATGATCCTGCATAGGGGCCGCATCGCCGAGATGAAGACCGGCGAAGGCAAGACCCTGGTCGCCACGCTCCCGCTCTATCTCAATGCCCTGACCGGCCATGGGGCCCACCTGGTGACCGTCAACGACTACCTGGCCAAGCGCGACGCGCAATGGATGGGCGCCCTCTATCATTTCCTTGGCCTATCGGTCGGCGTGATCCAGCACGACGCCTCGTTTCTCTACGACCCGACTTACGACGCGGCCGACAAGCGCCTGCAATACCTGCGTCCCTGCACCCGTTCGGAGGCCTATCGCGCGGACATCACCTATGGCACCAACAATGAATTCGGCTTCGACTATTTGCGCGACAACCTGATCGTGAACGACATCCGCCAGTGCGTGCAGCGCGAGCTGAACTTCGCGATCGTCGATGAAGTGGACAGCATCCTGATCGACGAGGCCAGGACCCCGTTGATCATTTCCGGCCCCACCGAGGATTCGACGGACCTGTACTATCGGATCAACGCGATCATTCCGCAGCTCAAGCCGGAACAGGATTACACGATCGAAGAGAAAACCAAGACGGCCTCGCTGACCGAGGAGGGGAACGCGCGGGTCGAGAAACTGCTCGGGGTCGAAAACCTGTACGACCTCTCGAATATGACCCTGGTCCACCACGTGATCAAGGCTCTGCAGGCCCATTCGCTGTACAAGCGCGACGTGGATTATGTCGTGAAGGACGGCGAGGTGATCATCGTCGATGAGTTTACCGGCCGGCTCATGCCAGGCCGCCGGTGGAGCGACGGCCTGCACCAGGCGGTGGAGGCCAAGGAAGGGGTGAAGATCGCGAACGAGAACCAGACCCTGGCCTCGGTGACCTTCCAGAACTACTTCCGCATGTACAAGAAACTCGCCGGCATGACCGGCACGGCCGACACCGAGGCCTCGGAGTTCGCCAAGATCTACAACCTCGACGTCAACGTGATCCCGACCAACCGGCCGAACATCCGGAAAGACTATGCCGACGTGGTCTATCGAACCGAGCGCGAGAAATTCAACGCGATCGTCGAGGAGATCAAGGACTGCCACCAGCATGGGCAGCCGGTGCTGGTCGGGACGATCTCGATCGAGAAGTCCGAGCGTCTCTCCGGCATGCTCAGCCGGCAGGGGGTGAAGCACCACGTTCTGAACGCGAAATACCATGAAAAAGAAGCGGAAATCATCGCGCAGGCCGGGCGGAAATCAGCCGTGACGATCGCCACCAACATGGCGGGGCGCGGCACGGACATCCTCTTGGGCGGCAATCCGGATTTTCTCTTCAAACGCCTTCTGTATCAGGAAGAAGGCATTCCCGAGGAACGGCGGCTGGCGGTCTTCGAGGAGATCAAGGCCGACTGCGAAAAGAACAAGCAGGAAGTCGTGGCGGCGGGCGGCTTGCATATCCTGGGCACGGAGCGGCATGAGAGCCGGCGCATCGACAACCAGCTCCGGGGACGGGCCGGCCGGCAGGGAGACCCCGGGTCCTCGCGCTTCTACCTCTCGCTGGAAGACGACTTGATGCGGATCTTCGCCTCGGAGCGCGTGTCCAACCTCATGCTCAAGCTCGGCATGGAGGAAGGCGTCCCGATCGAGCACGGCATGGTGACCCGGGCGATCGAAAACGCGCAGAAGAAGGTGGAGGCGCACAACTTCGAAATCCGGAAGCAGCTCCTCGAATACGACGACGTCATGAACAAGCAGCGGGAAGTCGTCTACCAGCACCGCCGGGCCATCCTCACCGGCGAGAATCTGACGGACGAGATCATGGGCATGATGGACAGCGTCGTGACCTCCTTCGTCCAAGCCTGTTGCCCCGAGGAGCAATATCAGGAAGAGTGGGACTATGCGGCCCTGGCCGAATCGATGCACGGCCAGTTCGGCGTGGATCTGGCCCATGGCCACCCCGGCGGCATCGAGGGCTTGAAGGATCTCGGCCGCGATGCGTTGGTCGAGGAACTCCAGCAGGCCGTCCGGCAGGCCTACCGGCGCAAGGAGGAGGAAATCGGCCCGGACATCATGCGCCAGTTGGAGAAGATCGTCCTGCTCCAGGTCATCGATCACCACTGGAAGGACCACCTCCTCGGCATGGACCAATTGCGCGACGGCATCGGGCTGCGCGGCTACGGCCAGAAGGACCCGCTCATCGAATACAAGCGCGAAGGCTTCGATATGTTCTCGGGCATGATGGAGCGCATCAAATCGGACACGCTCGAACGGCTGTTCAAGATCCAAGCGGTCAGGCAGGAAGCGGCTCCTTCGCCTCCCCCTCAGATGCCGCCTCGCCTCTCCCTCAACCGCGGCGAAGAGCCGGCTGCCTCCAAAACCGTCAAACATCAGTACGACAAGGTCGGCCGCAATGATCCCTGCCCCTGCGGAAGCGGGAAGAAATTCAAGAAGTGCCACGGGGCGTAG
- a CDS encoding redoxin domain-containing protein, whose protein sequence is MKTTAFRLMTPAILCMLGLLVLGSGEGAWSMGSRVPAVGMPATDFNLLDLDGKPRSLAEFRGKVVLLNFWATWCKPCTTEMPAMQNAYDSLKDKGLVVLAVNELEDEARVRQHIKDYGHTFPVLLDSKNQVANLYGVFGLPVSVFIDGNGSVQEYVKGSLLTEQKIQDVFDRIQSRGNLQASSADAN, encoded by the coding sequence ATGAAGACGACGGCATTCAGGCTGATGACCCCGGCCATCCTTTGCATGCTGGGTCTGCTGGTACTTGGTTCAGGAGAAGGGGCCTGGAGCATGGGGTCCCGCGTCCCGGCCGTGGGGATGCCTGCGACCGACTTCAATCTTCTCGACTTGGACGGCAAACCCAGGAGTCTCGCCGAGTTCCGCGGCAAGGTCGTGTTGCTGAATTTTTGGGCGACCTGGTGCAAGCCCTGCACGACGGAAATGCCCGCCATGCAGAATGCCTATGACAGCTTGAAAGACAAGGGGTTGGTGGTGCTGGCCGTGAACGAGCTGGAGGATGAAGCCCGCGTCCGGCAACACATCAAAGACTATGGCCACACGTTCCCCGTCCTCCTTGACAGCAAGAACCAGGTTGCCAATCTGTACGGCGTGTTCGGGCTGCCGGTGAGCGTCTTCATCGACGGCAACGGATCGGTCCAAGAATATGTGAAGGGCAGCCTGCTGACCGAGCAAAAGATTCAGGACGTGTTCGACCGGATTCAGAGCCGAGGGAACCTCCAGGCCTCCTCCGCCGACGCGAACTAA
- a CDS encoding YncE family protein, with translation MRNRASDSVKSQDLHHGRRLASMALFVGLTAGLAAMTGCGGSDDPASTATSSGSAGLTTPLAFVNNRDDKTMSVIALNGANNPVITTMPASNFENNALGDMITSKEEWIFVNLGVGNKVATIDPLSGAVPIHEANLPTGERPVHIYADTTDKEVIWSMNDGNATTGVDNINCATSGGGSVTILHNSHLGPGGNPPHVEKTICLLGAGHKVAAFSQPTATTPGIPKRVFISSTTAGEIAVIDNEPASAQFRTLIHRIDLCTDAGEAAQTPPQPACDVNANQSNVLNTPNKSNPHGIRWSQAAGKVYSIQEGYKTIVEIDPVSYAMTRTLDLAGTPYTAFGITPDGRFLLLRGTDLATDSAHIIGRLAVVDVTAGSPLTIIPVAALTDVVPSTFKFAPDGKRLYMVAANTATGNGAQAAAQKKDRLFVFDPSGFPAAISPLAEVTLPAATGHSFDVVVKGAGAASDVVVSNGTVGTPGSVTIINASTNAAGASISVGLNPGAVMAYVNGAVSSGNVATAEAVRPSGGEAGLPERLDDHGMPE, from the coding sequence ATGAGGAACCGCGCATCAGATTCAGTCAAGTCACAGGACCTTCATCATGGCCGCCGTCTGGCATCGATGGCCTTGTTCGTCGGATTGACCGCCGGATTGGCCGCGATGACGGGCTGCGGCGGCAGCGACGACCCGGCCTCGACCGCGACATCCAGCGGCAGCGCCGGGCTCACCACGCCGCTCGCGTTCGTGAACAACCGGGATGACAAAACCATGTCAGTGATCGCGCTCAACGGCGCGAACAATCCGGTCATTACCACCATGCCCGCGTCGAATTTTGAGAATAACGCCCTGGGCGACATGATCACGTCCAAGGAGGAATGGATTTTCGTCAACCTGGGAGTCGGCAACAAGGTCGCCACCATCGATCCGCTGAGCGGGGCTGTCCCGATTCACGAGGCGAATCTCCCGACCGGCGAACGGCCCGTGCACATCTATGCGGACACGACCGACAAGGAAGTGATCTGGTCGATGAACGACGGCAATGCGACGACCGGGGTGGATAACATCAATTGCGCTACCTCAGGAGGCGGGTCGGTCACGATTCTGCACAACTCGCATCTGGGGCCGGGCGGGAATCCGCCTCACGTTGAGAAGACGATCTGCTTGCTTGGGGCTGGCCACAAGGTGGCCGCCTTTTCACAACCGACCGCGACGACCCCCGGCATTCCGAAGCGGGTGTTCATTTCCAGCACGACGGCCGGCGAAATCGCCGTGATCGACAACGAGCCGGCGTCGGCACAGTTCCGGACGCTCATTCATCGCATCGATCTCTGCACGGATGCCGGAGAAGCCGCCCAGACTCCGCCCCAGCCCGCCTGCGACGTGAACGCCAACCAGTCGAACGTCCTGAACACGCCTAACAAGTCCAACCCGCACGGCATCCGCTGGTCGCAGGCCGCGGGCAAGGTCTACAGCATTCAGGAAGGCTACAAGACCATCGTCGAGATTGACCCGGTGTCCTATGCGATGACCCGGACGCTCGATCTGGCCGGAACCCCCTATACGGCCTTCGGCATCACGCCTGACGGGCGGTTTCTCTTGCTGCGCGGGACCGACCTCGCCACCGACTCGGCCCATATTATCGGACGGTTGGCGGTGGTCGATGTGACGGCGGGCAGTCCACTCACGATCATACCGGTGGCCGCTCTGACCGATGTGGTCCCCTCCACCTTCAAGTTTGCGCCGGATGGGAAGCGCCTCTACATGGTCGCCGCCAACACGGCGACGGGGAACGGCGCCCAGGCGGCGGCTCAGAAGAAAGACCGGCTGTTCGTGTTCGACCCGTCCGGATTCCCCGCCGCGATCAGCCCCTTGGCGGAAGTGACCTTGCCCGCCGCCACGGGCCATAGCTTCGATGTCGTGGTGAAGGGGGCGGGCGCCGCCTCCGATGTGGTGGTGTCCAACGGGACCGTTGGGACGCCCGGGTCGGTCACGATCATCAATGCCTCGACGAACGCGGCGGGGGCGTCGATTTCCGTGGGCCTGAATCCGGGAGCGGTAATGGCCTATGTGAACGGGGCCGTGAGCAGCGGGAACGTCGCCACCGCAGAGGCGGTCAGGCCCTCCGGAGGCGAGGCCGGTCTTCCGGAGCGGCTCGACGACCACGGGATGCCTGAGTAG
- a CDS encoding glycosyltransferase, which yields MIRLSIVVPTFNESQNVSELLGRLEAALGAAEWEVIFVDDDSPDGTASKVRAIAREDYRVRCLQRIGRRGLASACIEGMMAASGPIIAIMDADLQHDETVLPKMLAEIEHGGADMVIGTRYAAGGSTGEWTQFRKIMSRLATVASQGILSQSVSDPMSGFFMMQRRVLEKTVYGLSGLGFKILLDILATAKDESLRITEVPYHFRDRFAGESKLEELVVWEYGMLLADKIIGRFVPVRFLTFSIVGGLGAFIHMTVLTLMLKGAGLGFAFAQAVATGTAMIFNFTLNNVLTYRDKQLKGWAWLKGLLSFMLACSVGAVANVGIATYLFENHSGWMVAALAGVLVGAVWNYAVTQLYTWGKARY from the coding sequence TTGATACGTTTATCCATCGTGGTGCCGACTTTTAACGAATCGCAGAACGTGTCGGAGTTGCTAGGGCGTCTCGAAGCCGCCCTCGGTGCTGCCGAATGGGAAGTGATTTTCGTAGATGACGATTCACCCGACGGAACGGCGTCGAAGGTCCGTGCCATCGCGCGGGAGGATTATCGGGTCCGTTGCCTGCAGCGCATTGGACGGAGAGGACTGGCGTCGGCGTGCATCGAGGGAATGATGGCCGCTTCGGGGCCCATCATCGCCATCATGGACGCCGACCTGCAGCATGATGAAACAGTGCTGCCAAAGATGCTTGCTGAGATTGAACACGGCGGAGCGGATATGGTGATCGGCACCCGTTACGCTGCCGGAGGCAGCACCGGCGAGTGGACACAGTTTCGTAAGATCATGAGTCGACTGGCCACGGTTGCAAGCCAGGGGATATTGAGTCAATCTGTTTCCGATCCCATGAGCGGCTTCTTCATGATGCAACGCAGGGTCTTAGAAAAGACCGTGTACGGTCTTTCGGGCCTAGGGTTCAAGATCTTACTCGACATTCTGGCGACCGCCAAGGACGAATCCTTGCGCATCACTGAAGTGCCTTACCACTTCCGCGACCGCTTCGCTGGGGAAAGCAAGCTCGAGGAATTGGTCGTCTGGGAGTATGGCATGCTCCTGGCCGATAAGATCATCGGTCGTTTTGTTCCGGTGCGGTTTTTGACTTTTTCAATTGTCGGCGGTCTGGGCGCATTCATCCATATGACCGTATTGACATTGATGCTTAAAGGGGCGGGCTTAGGGTTCGCCTTCGCCCAGGCTGTTGCTACTGGAACTGCGATGATATTCAACTTTACGCTCAATAATGTGTTGACCTACCGTGACAAACAACTGAAAGGATGGGCGTGGCTCAAGGGTCTATTGAGCTTCATGCTAGCCTGTAGCGTAGGCGCCGTAGCAAATGTGGGCATTGCCACCTACTTGTTTGAGAACCACAGCGGGTGGATGGTTGCAGCATTGGCGGGTGTGTTGGTCGGCGCGGTTTGGAACTATGCTGTCACCCAGCTCTATACCTGGGGTAAGGCCAGGTACTAG